The following are encoded in a window of Candidatus Fluviicola riflensis genomic DNA:
- a CDS encoding tRNA (guanosine(37)-N1)-methyltransferase TrmD, with the protein MRFDILTILPELLEGPFSASMMKRAQDRNLLEVHIHNIRDYSTNKHKNVDDYQYGGGAGMVMTIEPIAILIEKLKAERTYDEIIYMTPDGEVLEQKHSNNWSLKENIMILCGHYKGVDERIREHYITKELSIGSYVLTGGELAAAVLVDSIARLIPGVMNDETSALTDSFQDNLLSPPVYTRPPEFNGWKVPEVLLSGDFAKIDVWREEQAIERTKVRRPDLYEKFNQEG; encoded by the coding sequence ATGCGTTTTGATATACTTACCATATTGCCGGAATTACTGGAAGGGCCTTTCTCGGCTTCCATGATGAAACGTGCCCAGGATCGTAATTTGCTGGAAGTTCATATTCACAACATTCGCGATTACTCGACCAACAAGCACAAAAACGTAGACGATTACCAATACGGTGGCGGAGCAGGAATGGTGATGACGATTGAACCGATTGCCATTCTGATCGAAAAACTCAAAGCAGAACGCACCTACGACGAGATCATTTATATGACTCCGGATGGTGAGGTATTGGAACAAAAGCACAGTAATAACTGGAGTTTAAAAGAGAACATCATGATTCTTTGTGGCCATTACAAAGGTGTGGACGAACGCATTCGCGAACATTATATTACCAAAGAACTTTCGATCGGATCCTATGTACTCACAGGAGGCGAACTGGCTGCTGCCGTTTTGGTGGATAGCATTGCGCGCTTGATTCCCGGTGTTATGAATGATGAAACTTCGGCTTTAACTGATAGTTTTCAGGACAACTTGCTTTCCCCACCGGTTTATACCCGTCCGCCCGAGTTTAATGGTTGGAAAGTCCCGGAGGTTCTATTGAGTGGTGATTTTGCTAAAATTGATGTATGGAGGGAAGAACAAGCCATTGAACGAACGAAAGTTAGAAGACCTGATTTGTATGAAAAGTTCAACCAAGAAGGTTAG
- a CDS encoding carbamoyl phosphate synthase large subunit, whose translation MPKNNSIKSVLIIGSGPIVIGQACEFDYSGSQAARSLREEGIEVTLINSNPATIMTDKVVADNVYLKPLEPESIIEILKEHKIDAVLPTMGGQTGLNLCIQCQEMGIWEEYGVDIIGVDIAAIEITENRESFRNLMGEIGIPMAPQQTAKSYLEGKEIAQEFGFPLCIRSSFTLGGAGASIVHDPKEFDTLLERGLQLSPIHEVMIDKALLGWKEYELELLRDANDNVVIICSIENFDPMGIHTGDSITVAPAMTLSDTTFQRMRDMAIHMMRSIGNFAGGCNVQFAVSPDEKEDIIAIEINPRVSRSSALASKATGYPIAKIAAKLAIGYHLDELNNQITKTTSALFEPTLDYVIVKIPRWNFNKFPGTDRRLGLQMKSVGEVMAIGRSFQEALQKACQSLEINRNGLGADGKELTDQSAILHSLENPSWNRLFHVYDAIKLGIPFKTIVEKTKIDIWFLKQIEDLIKLERQIEKFHLESIPMDLLFEAKQKGYADRQIAHLLRCLESEVHVKRTEMGIKRVFKLVDTCAAEFEAQTPYYYSTFELENESIRSDKKKVVVLGSGPNRIGQGIEFDYSCVHGVLAAKECGYETIMINCNPETVSTDFDTADKLYFEPVFWEHIYDIITHEQPEGVIVQLGGQTALKLAEKLERYGIKILGTSFEALDLAEDRGRFSKVLEQHNIPFPQYGVVESAEQAIELSDTLGFPLLVRPSYVLGGQKMKIVINKEELEHHVVDIINEMGNNQILLDHFLGGAIEAEADAICDGKDVYIIGVMQHIEPAGIHSGDSFAVLPPYNLGDFVMQQIEDITKKIAVELRTVGLINIQFAIKDDKVYVIEANPRASRTVPFIAKAYDEPYVNYATKVMLGHNKVKDFNFQPRREGYAIKIPVFSYEKFPDVKKELGPEMKSTGEAIRFIKNLKDPFFTKIYSERNMHLSK comes from the coding sequence ATGCCAAAAAACAACTCGATAAAATCCGTTTTAATTATTGGTTCAGGCCCCATTGTCATTGGTCAGGCATGTGAATTCGATTACTCAGGTTCACAAGCAGCAAGATCGTTGCGCGAAGAAGGAATTGAAGTCACATTGATCAATTCCAACCCGGCAACCATCATGACCGATAAAGTAGTGGCCGACAATGTTTACTTAAAGCCGCTTGAACCGGAAAGCATTATCGAGATTCTGAAAGAACATAAGATTGATGCCGTTTTGCCTACGATGGGCGGACAAACAGGTTTGAACCTTTGTATCCAATGCCAGGAAATGGGCATTTGGGAAGAATATGGCGTTGACATTATCGGTGTTGACATCGCAGCGATAGAGATTACCGAAAACCGTGAATCGTTCCGCAACCTGATGGGCGAAATCGGAATTCCGATGGCACCGCAGCAAACAGCAAAATCTTACCTTGAAGGAAAAGAAATTGCACAGGAATTCGGTTTCCCGCTGTGTATCCGCTCTTCGTTTACGCTTGGTGGAGCAGGAGCGTCTATCGTTCACGACCCGAAAGAATTTGACACTTTATTGGAACGCGGCTTGCAATTATCGCCGATCCATGAAGTAATGATTGATAAAGCCTTGTTGGGCTGGAAAGAATACGAATTGGAATTGCTGCGCGATGCCAACGACAATGTGGTGATCATTTGTTCAATCGAGAACTTTGACCCGATGGGAATTCACACCGGAGATTCGATTACAGTTGCCCCGGCAATGACACTTTCTGATACCACATTCCAGCGAATGCGTGATATGGCCATCCACATGATGCGCTCAATCGGAAATTTTGCCGGAGGTTGTAATGTGCAATTTGCCGTTTCACCGGATGAAAAAGAAGACATTATCGCCATTGAGATCAACCCGCGTGTATCGCGTTCTTCTGCTTTGGCGTCAAAAGCGACCGGGTATCCGATTGCGAAAATTGCCGCTAAACTGGCCATTGGTTATCACCTGGATGAATTGAATAACCAGATCACAAAAACCACTTCTGCGTTGTTTGAACCGACACTGGATTACGTGATCGTAAAAATCCCGCGCTGGAATTTCAATAAATTCCCGGGAACTGATCGTCGTTTAGGCTTGCAAATGAAATCAGTAGGTGAAGTAATGGCAATCGGGCGTTCGTTCCAGGAAGCATTGCAGAAAGCCTGTCAGTCGTTGGAAATCAACCGAAATGGTTTGGGTGCCGACGGAAAAGAACTGACTGATCAAAGTGCTATTTTGCACAGTTTGGAAAATCCGAGCTGGAACCGTTTGTTCCACGTTTACGATGCCATCAAACTGGGAATTCCGTTTAAAACAATCGTTGAGAAAACGAAAATCGATATTTGGTTCCTGAAACAAATCGAGGACCTGATCAAACTGGAGCGCCAAATTGAGAAATTTCATTTGGAAAGCATTCCGATGGATTTGTTATTCGAAGCCAAACAAAAAGGTTATGCCGATCGTCAGATTGCGCACCTGCTACGTTGTCTGGAATCAGAAGTACATGTGAAACGAACAGAAATGGGCATCAAACGTGTTTTTAAACTCGTAGATACCTGTGCGGCTGAATTCGAAGCGCAAACACCTTATTATTATTCTACATTCGAACTTGAAAACGAAAGTATTCGCTCGGATAAGAAAAAAGTCGTTGTTCTTGGTTCCGGACCAAACCGTATCGGACAGGGAATCGAATTCGATTACTCGTGCGTTCACGGCGTATTGGCGGCCAAAGAATGCGGTTATGAAACCATTATGATCAACTGTAATCCTGAAACGGTTTCTACCGATTTCGATACGGCAGATAAATTGTACTTCGAACCGGTTTTCTGGGAACATATTTACGATATCATCACCCACGAACAGCCGGAAGGCGTCATTGTGCAATTGGGCGGTCAAACTGCTCTAAAGCTTGCCGAAAAACTAGAGCGTTATGGTATTAAGATTCTGGGAACGAGTTTTGAAGCCCTGGATTTAGCCGAAGACCGTGGACGATTCTCCAAAGTACTCGAACAGCACAATATTCCGTTCCCGCAATACGGTGTGGTTGAAAGCGCCGAACAGGCAATTGAATTGTCAGATACGTTAGGTTTCCCGTTGTTGGTACGTCCTTCGTATGTATTGGGCGGACAAAAAATGAAAATTGTCATCAACAAAGAAGAACTCGAACACCATGTAGTAGATATCATCAACGAAATGGGGAATAACCAGATTTTGCTGGATCATTTCTTGGGCGGAGCTATTGAAGCCGAGGCTGATGCGATTTGCGATGGAAAAGACGTGTACATCATTGGTGTGATGCAACATATTGAACCTGCGGGAATTCACTCCGGAGATTCATTTGCAGTATTGCCTCCATACAACCTTGGAGATTTTGTGATGCAGCAAATTGAAGACATCACGAAGAAAATTGCGGTTGAATTGCGCACTGTAGGACTCATCAATATTCAGTTTGCGATCAAAGACGACAAAGTCTATGTGATCGAAGCCAATCCGCGAGCATCACGTACCGTTCCGTTCATTGCTAAAGCTTACGACGAACCGTATGTGAATTATGCCACTAAAGTAATGTTGGGACATAATAAAGTGAAAGACTTCAACTTCCAGCCGCGAAGAGAAGGTTATGCGATCAAAATTCCGGTGTTCTCGTATGAGAAATTCCCGGATGTGAAAAAAGAATTGGGTCCTGAAATGAAATCGACCGGTGAGGCGATTCGTTTTATCAAAAACCTGAAAGATCCATTCTTCACGAAGATCTATTCCGAACGAAATATGCACTTGTCTAAGTAA
- a CDS encoding DNA-binding protein yields MNIQLPDETIYRKIFVIRDQKVMLDNDLAELYQVDTKRLNEQVKRNNERFPDDFMFQLTEYEWDNLKSQFATSSLHGGRRTLPYVFTEHGVLMLSSVLNSKRAIAVNIQIMRVYTRLKEMIQSSKELQERMNSLEEQLYEQDAKISRVFQYVQEMNEEMKEEPRTRVGYK; encoded by the coding sequence ATGAATATACAATTACCCGACGAAACTATTTACCGAAAAATCTTCGTCATCCGTGATCAAAAAGTAATGCTTGATAACGATTTGGCTGAACTTTATCAGGTTGACACAAAACGACTAAACGAACAAGTGAAACGAAACAATGAACGTTTTCCTGATGATTTTATGTTTCAATTGACAGAATACGAGTGGGACAACTTGAAGTCGCAATTTGCGACTTCAAGTTTGCATGGCGGAAGACGAACGTTGCCGTATGTGTTTACAGAACATGGTGTTTTAATGCTATCGAGTGTCTTGAATAGTAAACGAGCGATTGCCGTAAACATTCAGATTATGCGCGTGTACACTCGCCTGAAAGAAATGATCCAATCCAGCAAGGAGTTACAGGAAAGAATGAATTCATTGGAAGAACAGTTATATGAGCAAGACGCTAAAATAAGCCGTGTATTTCAGTATGTACAAGAGATGAATGAAGAAATGAAAGAAGAGCCCAGAACACGTGTTGGTTACAAATGA
- the murQ gene encoding N-acetylmuramic acid 6-phosphate etherase: MSIQRVTESASHYDNLEQQSTRSLLEGINKEDKSVPLAVEAEIQQIEQLVDACVERMQSGGRLFYIGAGTSGRLGIVDASECPPTFGVPQGMVIGLIAGGDSAIRKAVEFAEDDREQGWKDLQEYAICDKDIVVGIAASGTTPYVLGALETSKSNGILTGGISCNPGSPLSQLADIAITPVVGPEFVTGSTRMKSGTAQKLVLNMLSTAIMIRLGRVRGNRMVDMQLTNDKLVDRGIRMIMEATGFDEATSNDLLQKHGSVRAAVDAAKG, translated from the coding sequence ATGAGTATTCAGCGCGTTACCGAATCTGCAAGTCATTATGACAACCTTGAGCAGCAATCGACCCGTTCGTTGCTGGAAGGTATCAATAAAGAAGATAAAAGTGTTCCTCTGGCCGTTGAAGCTGAAATTCAACAAATCGAACAACTCGTTGACGCGTGTGTTGAACGCATGCAATCAGGCGGACGCTTGTTTTACATTGGGGCGGGCACCAGCGGACGCTTGGGTATCGTAGATGCGAGTGAATGTCCACCTACATTTGGTGTTCCGCAAGGAATGGTAATCGGATTGATTGCCGGAGGTGATTCTGCCATTCGAAAAGCGGTAGAATTTGCCGAAGATGATCGCGAACAAGGTTGGAAAGATCTTCAGGAATATGCTATCTGCGACAAAGACATCGTTGTTGGAATTGCTGCTTCGGGAACTACGCCTTATGTTTTGGGAGCATTAGAAACTTCGAAATCAAATGGCATTCTTACCGGCGGAATTTCCTGCAATCCGGGTTCGCCATTAAGTCAACTCGCTGATATTGCTATTACTCCGGTTGTAGGTCCTGAATTCGTCACCGGAAGCACCCGCATGAAAAGCGGAACAGCCCAAAAACTGGTGTTGAATATGCTTTCAACGGCTATTATGATCCGTTTGGGTCGTGTACGCGGAAACAGAATGGTGGATATGCAGCTGACGAATGATAAACTGGTTGATCGTGGAATTCGGATGATTATGGAGGCGACGGGCTTTGATGAGGCAACCAGCAATGATTTGTTGCAAAAACATGGTTCGGTGCGAGCTGCTGTTGATGCTGCGAAAGGTTAA